From Sphingopyxis sp. USTB-05, the proteins below share one genomic window:
- a CDS encoding HAMP domain-containing sensor histidine kinase has product MIAIAALWISVLLIGGGFALDRVLTGAITRNFDSSLEYVLIAMIRSSEIGPDGEVRLVEPLGDQRFLEPYSGLYWQISGGNQEPYRSRSLWERTLKAPVPHIDNQIHTYDSNQFPEEELRVLERNVILPGSKTNWRFQIAQSREALDTQNRAVRATLIPSLALLGLGLIILAALQTFYGLWPLRHIRRAIAAMRGGQNRRVDAPLPLEVQPMVDELNALLAHNEKQAEEARLHAGNLAHALKTPLTVLVNSATSSTSELAETVRREAATMQRQVDHHLARARAVGRRGAAQARAVVWDSVNSVSRAVAALYPDARLDAEGDKTLIVRVERQDLDELVGNLLENAAKYGGGSVFVTVQRDGNMAEILVEDDGPGISPDDRVRVIDRGVRLDSGKPGTGLGLAIVRDVAEIYGGSVTLEESEDLGGVMVRLRLPAG; this is encoded by the coding sequence ATGATCGCGATCGCGGCGCTGTGGATTTCAGTGCTGCTGATCGGCGGCGGCTTCGCGCTCGACCGGGTGCTGACCGGCGCTATCACGCGCAACTTCGATTCGAGCCTCGAATATGTGCTGATTGCGATGATCCGCTCGTCGGAGATCGGCCCCGACGGAGAGGTGCGGCTGGTCGAACCGCTAGGCGATCAGCGTTTCCTCGAACCCTATAGCGGCCTTTACTGGCAGATCAGCGGCGGCAATCAGGAACCCTATCGCTCGCGTTCTCTGTGGGAGCGCACGCTGAAGGCGCCGGTGCCGCATATCGACAACCAGATCCACACCTATGACAGCAATCAGTTTCCCGAGGAGGAACTGCGCGTACTCGAACGCAACGTCATCCTGCCGGGCAGCAAGACCAACTGGCGGTTCCAGATCGCCCAGTCGCGCGAAGCGCTCGACACCCAAAATCGTGCGGTGCGCGCCACGTTGATCCCCAGCCTTGCGCTGCTTGGGCTCGGGCTGATCATCCTCGCGGCGCTCCAGACCTTTTACGGGCTTTGGCCGCTCCGACATATTCGTCGCGCGATCGCGGCGATGCGCGGCGGCCAGAATCGCAGGGTCGATGCGCCCCTGCCGCTCGAAGTGCAGCCGATGGTCGACGAGCTGAACGCGCTGCTCGCGCATAACGAGAAGCAGGCCGAAGAGGCGCGGCTTCACGCGGGCAATCTCGCGCATGCGCTGAAAACCCCGCTCACCGTGCTCGTCAACAGCGCGACGAGTTCGACGTCGGAGCTTGCCGAAACGGTGCGGCGCGAGGCGGCGACGATGCAACGGCAGGTCGACCACCACCTCGCGCGCGCGCGCGCCGTCGGGCGCCGCGGCGCGGCGCAGGCGAGGGCGGTCGTCTGGGACAGCGTCAACAGCGTGTCGCGGGCCGTCGCCGCGCTCTATCCCGATGCGCGCCTCGACGCCGAGGGCGACAAGACGCTGATCGTGCGCGTCGAGCGGCAAGACCTTGATGAGCTTGTTGGCAACCTTCTCGAAAATGCGGCCAAATATGGCGGCGGCAGTGTCTTCGTCACCGTCCAGCGCGATGGAAATATGGCCGAAATACTGGTCGAGGACGACGGTCCCGGCATCTCGCCCGACGACCGGGTCCGTGTGATCGATCGCGGAGTGCGGCTGGACAGCGGCAAGCCGGGAACCGGACTTGGCCTTGCTATCGTACGCGACGTCGCCGAAATCTACGGCGGTAGTGTCACGCTGGAGGAGAGCGAGGATCTCGGCGGCGTGATGGTGCGGTTGAGATTGCCGGCGGGTTAG
- a CDS encoding glutathione S-transferase N-terminal domain-containing protein, with translation MSTAHPIFARWPAKHPDRIQLFSAPTPNGVKAGIMLEETGLAYEPHRIDIMANESHDPAFLALNPNGKIPAIYDPQGPGGKPLALFESGAILIYLADKSGQFLSADPAERYETIQWVMWQMGGVGPMFGQLGFFHKFAGREYEDKRPRDRYAAESARLLGVLDERLATREWVMGADYSIADISLLGWVRNLIGFYDAREIVGFDRFSHVQRWLDAGLARPGVQRGLEVTAA, from the coding sequence ATGAGCACGGCCCATCCGATCTTCGCGCGCTGGCCGGCAAAGCACCCCGACCGGATACAGCTTTTCTCTGCGCCGACGCCGAACGGGGTCAAGGCGGGGATCATGCTGGAGGAAACGGGTCTCGCGTACGAACCGCACCGGATCGACATCATGGCGAACGAAAGTCATGACCCGGCGTTCCTCGCGCTCAACCCCAATGGCAAGATCCCCGCGATCTACGACCCGCAGGGCCCCGGCGGAAAGCCGCTCGCGCTGTTCGAATCGGGCGCCATCCTGATTTATCTGGCCGACAAGAGCGGGCAGTTTCTTTCGGCCGATCCGGCGGAGCGGTACGAGACGATCCAGTGGGTCATGTGGCAGATGGGCGGCGTCGGCCCGATGTTCGGCCAGCTCGGTTTCTTCCACAAATTCGCCGGCCGCGAATATGAGGACAAGCGCCCGCGGGATCGTTACGCGGCGGAATCGGCGCGTCTGCTCGGCGTGCTCGACGAAAGGCTGGCGACGCGCGAGTGGGTCATGGGCGCCGACTACAGCATCGCCGATATCTCGCTGCTCGGCTGGGTACGCAATCTGATCGGCTTTTACGACGCGCGCGAGATCGTCGGCTTCGACCGGTTCAGTCATGTCCAGCGCTGGCTCGATGCCGGCTTGGCACGTCCCGGCGTACAGCGTGGCCTGGAAGTAACGGCGGCTTAA
- a CDS encoding chorismate mutase: MDDQLSRYRQSIDNIDAALVYMLAERFKVTKAVGELKAREGLPPADPGREERQIGRLRELARDADLDPDFTEKFLRFIIDEVIRHHQQAKREQDA, encoded by the coding sequence ATGGACGACCAACTGAGCCGCTACCGCCAGAGCATCGACAATATCGACGCGGCGCTCGTCTATATGCTCGCCGAACGGTTCAAGGTGACCAAGGCGGTCGGCGAACTCAAGGCCCGCGAAGGCCTGCCCCCCGCCGACCCCGGCCGCGAGGAACGCCAGATCGGACGGCTGCGCGAACTCGCGCGCGACGCCGATCTCGATCCCGATTTCACCGAGAAATTCCTCCGCTTCATCATCGACGAAGTAATCCGCCACCACCAGCAAGCCAAGCGGGAGCAGGACGCATGA
- a CDS encoding polyprenyl synthetase family protein — MTAEIHQLHGDRPPSLDPMMALVAADMNEVNSVILDRMQSEVPLIPELAGHLIAGGGKRMRPMLTLACGKLLDYPGRRHCKLAAAVEFIHTATLLHDDVVDKSDLRRGRKTANIIWGNSASVLVGDFLFSRAFEVMVEDGSLKVLKILSRASAVIAEGEVNQLSAQRRIETSEDQYLAIINAKTAELFAAACKIAAVVAERDEATEAALDAYGRNLGIAFQLVDDAIDYVSDAETMGKGVGDDFRDGKVTLPVILAYARGSAEERDFWKQAIVGHRTSDEDLAYATSLLHKHDTITDTLARARHYGQRAVDAIGGFSASQAKSALTEAVAFAVARAY, encoded by the coding sequence ATGACTGCGGAAATCCATCAGCTCCACGGCGACCGGCCGCCCTCGCTCGACCCGATGATGGCGCTCGTCGCCGCCGATATGAACGAGGTGAATTCGGTCATTCTCGACCGTATGCAGTCCGAAGTTCCGCTGATCCCCGAACTCGCGGGGCATCTGATCGCGGGCGGCGGCAAACGGATGCGCCCGATGCTGACGCTCGCGTGCGGCAAGCTGCTCGACTATCCGGGCCGCCGCCACTGCAAGCTCGCCGCCGCGGTCGAGTTCATTCACACCGCGACGCTGCTCCACGACGATGTCGTCGACAAGTCGGACCTGCGCCGCGGCCGCAAGACCGCGAACATCATCTGGGGCAACAGCGCCTCGGTGCTCGTCGGCGATTTCCTGTTCAGCCGCGCGTTCGAAGTCATGGTCGAGGACGGATCGCTGAAGGTGCTCAAGATCCTGTCGCGCGCCTCGGCGGTGATTGCGGAGGGTGAGGTCAATCAGCTCTCGGCGCAGCGCCGGATCGAGACGAGCGAGGACCAGTATCTCGCGATCATCAATGCCAAGACCGCCGAACTCTTCGCCGCCGCGTGCAAGATCGCAGCGGTCGTTGCCGAGCGTGACGAGGCGACCGAAGCTGCGCTCGACGCCTATGGCCGCAACCTCGGCATTGCGTTCCAGCTCGTCGACGATGCGATCGACTATGTTTCGGACGCCGAAACGATGGGCAAGGGTGTCGGCGACGATTTCCGCGACGGCAAGGTTACGCTGCCCGTCATCCTCGCTTATGCGCGCGGCAGCGCGGAGGAACGCGATTTCTGGAAGCAGGCCATCGTCGGACATCGTACGTCGGATGAGGATCTCGCCTACGCCACGTCGCTGCTCCACAAACATGACACGATCACCGACACGCTTGCCCGCGCGCGCCACTATGGTCAGCGCGCCGTCGATGCGATCGGGGGTTTCAGTGCCAGTCAGGCGAAGTCGGCGCTGACCGAAGCGGTCGCGTTCGCGGTCGCGCGCGCCTATTGA
- a CDS encoding DUF1801 domain-containing protein, translating into MAMMGPAAESPGAYIAALSGWQRERCEMMRATIMAAAPFEETIKWTNLVFMTNGPCILIRAEEHRVLLGFWRGKRLRELEPRIKASGKYELGNLVMTESTEVSAETVAALAAEAFRLNAQLGNPAART; encoded by the coding sequence ATGGCGATGATGGGCCCAGCGGCGGAAAGCCCCGGCGCCTATATCGCCGCGCTGTCAGGCTGGCAGCGCGAACGCTGCGAAATGATGCGCGCGACAATCATGGCCGCGGCACCCTTTGAAGAGACGATCAAATGGACCAACCTTGTCTTCATGACGAATGGTCCGTGCATCCTGATCCGCGCCGAGGAGCATCGGGTGCTGCTCGGTTTCTGGCGCGGCAAAAGGCTGCGCGAGCTGGAGCCGCGGATCAAGGCGAGTGGCAAATATGAACTCGGCAATCTGGTGATGACCGAAAGCACCGAGGTCTCGGCCGAAACGGTCGCGGCGCTCGCCGCCGAGGCTTTTCGCCTGAACGCCCAACTGGGCAACCCTGCGGCGCGCACCTGA
- the hrpB gene encoding ATP-dependent helicase HrpB: protein MQSLPIDVVLPDIMAALVLKPNAVVVAPPGAGKTTRVAPAILDQPWCKGAVWLLSPRRLAARGAAERIAEEMGEAVGGKVGYATRLDSKQSAATRLLVMTPGLFRNRILADPELRGVSAVLFDEVHERSLDGDFALALAIDAQQGLRDDLRLVAMSATLDGVRFAALLGNAPAVKSEGKIWPLELRHIGRRAEDRLEASMLAAVRQALVDEVAGDMLAFLPGAADIERTAAAVEEARLPLVVHRLHGQIDPALQRKALVRDADGRRKLILATSIAETSLTIDGVRIVIDAGLSRRPRFDKAAGIARLVTERASQASATQRAGRAARQGPGVAYRLWEAAATAGMPPFDPPEIHENDLMPVVLDCASWGIIDPRQLGWLDPPSPAAISEAKSRLQAIGALADDGRITAHGKALAAIPLPVPLAHMLLDAARAGEAEMAGRLAVLLTEPGLGGRGVDVEARLSRWRGQRNERSDGAWRLARRLATIGEKLAAETDSVPTRSIGGWIATAWPDRVARQRAGQRGEYLSVGGRAYRIDPVDPLAGSEWLAIADAQGHAAGVRILAAAPIEQAEVEALFADRIVQRSASSYDGANDRVDHRRERRLGAIALTSGQAGRSENSEDDIAVRMAAVRSKGLGLIGWGPASQALRQRASYAGIDALSTGALADSLELWLEPLLSGCRGLRDIGDRKLTDALMATLDWPARQLLEKHAPADYATPVGGRHPIDYGADGGPTVSLRVQELFGLARHPTIGDPPVPLVLALTSPAHRPIQTTRDLVSFWSGSWHDVAREMRGRYPKHNWPDDPANARPSLMTKAAQARRDAQ, encoded by the coding sequence ATGCAATCGCTTCCGATCGATGTCGTGCTGCCCGATATCATGGCGGCCCTGGTGCTAAAGCCCAACGCCGTCGTCGTGGCACCGCCGGGGGCTGGCAAGACGACGCGCGTGGCGCCCGCGATACTCGACCAACCGTGGTGCAAGGGCGCGGTGTGGTTGCTCTCGCCCCGCCGCCTTGCCGCACGTGGCGCGGCCGAGCGCATCGCCGAGGAAATGGGCGAAGCGGTTGGCGGCAAGGTTGGCTATGCCACGCGGCTCGACAGCAAGCAGTCGGCGGCGACGCGGCTGCTGGTGATGACTCCCGGCCTGTTCCGCAACCGCATCCTCGCGGATCCCGAGCTTCGGGGCGTGTCGGCAGTCCTCTTCGACGAAGTCCATGAACGCAGCCTCGACGGCGACTTTGCGCTCGCATTGGCGATCGATGCGCAGCAGGGTCTTCGCGACGATCTTCGCCTCGTTGCGATGTCGGCGACGCTTGACGGCGTGCGCTTTGCCGCCCTCCTTGGCAATGCGCCGGCGGTGAAGAGCGAGGGCAAGATCTGGCCGCTCGAACTGCGCCATATCGGTCGCCGCGCCGAGGACCGGCTGGAGGCTTCGATGCTCGCGGCGGTGCGGCAGGCGCTGGTCGACGAGGTTGCGGGCGACATGCTTGCTTTCCTGCCCGGCGCCGCCGACATCGAGCGCACTGCAGCCGCAGTCGAAGAGGCGCGCTTGCCGCTCGTCGTCCATCGCCTCCACGGCCAGATCGATCCGGCGCTACAGCGCAAGGCGCTCGTCCGCGATGCTGATGGACGGCGCAAGTTGATCCTCGCGACGAGCATCGCGGAAACCAGCCTGACGATCGACGGCGTGCGTATCGTGATCGACGCCGGCCTGTCGCGGCGTCCGCGCTTTGACAAGGCGGCGGGCATCGCGCGCCTCGTCACCGAGCGCGCGAGCCAGGCGTCGGCGACGCAGCGCGCGGGCCGCGCCGCGCGGCAAGGGCCGGGCGTTGCCTATCGATTGTGGGAAGCCGCGGCGACCGCAGGCATGCCGCCGTTCGATCCCCCTGAAATCCACGAAAATGATCTGATGCCCGTCGTCCTCGATTGTGCGAGTTGGGGCATCATCGACCCGCGCCAACTGGGCTGGCTCGACCCCCCATCGCCCGCCGCCATTTCGGAAGCGAAAAGCCGGCTTCAGGCGATTGGGGCGCTGGCCGACGATGGCCGCATCACCGCACACGGCAAGGCTCTCGCCGCGATCCCGCTTCCCGTTCCGCTCGCGCACATGCTGCTCGACGCGGCGCGCGCGGGGGAGGCGGAGATGGCGGGGCGGCTTGCCGTGCTGTTGACCGAGCCGGGACTTGGCGGGCGCGGCGTCGATGTCGAAGCGCGGCTGTCGCGTTGGCGTGGGCAACGCAACGAACGCTCCGACGGCGCCTGGCGTCTCGCGCGGCGGCTCGCGACCATCGGCGAGAAGCTGGCGGCAGAGACCGATAGCGTTCCAACGCGCTCGATCGGCGGTTGGATTGCGACCGCGTGGCCCGACCGCGTTGCGCGGCAGCGAGCAGGGCAGCGCGGCGAGTATCTCAGCGTCGGCGGACGCGCCTATCGCATCGACCCGGTCGATCCGCTCGCGGGCAGCGAATGGCTCGCGATCGCTGACGCGCAGGGCCATGCCGCGGGGGTGCGCATCCTGGCCGCGGCGCCAATCGAACAGGCCGAGGTCGAGGCACTCTTCGCCGACCGCATCGTCCAGCGTTCGGCAAGCAGTTATGACGGCGCTAACGACCGCGTCGATCATCGCCGCGAACGGCGGCTTGGTGCGATCGCACTGACGAGCGGGCAGGCCGGGCGCAGCGAAAATTCGGAGGACGATATCGCGGTACGCATGGCTGCGGTGCGCAGCAAGGGACTGGGACTGATCGGTTGGGGACCGGCGTCGCAGGCGCTGCGCCAGCGCGCTTCCTATGCGGGGATCGACGCGCTCTCGACCGGCGCGCTCGCCGATAGTCTCGAACTCTGGCTGGAGCCGTTGCTTTCGGGATGCCGGGGCCTTCGCGATATCGGCGATCGCAAGCTGACCGATGCGTTGATGGCGACCCTCGACTGGCCGGCGCGGCAGTTGCTCGAAAAGCACGCGCCCGCCGACTATGCGACACCGGTCGGCGGCCGGCATCCGATCGACTATGGCGCCGACGGTGGGCCGACGGTCAGCCTTCGCGTGCAGGAATTGTTCGGGCTGGCCCGCCATCCGACGATCGGCGATCCGCCGGTGCCGCTGGTGCTCGCCCTGACCTCTCCCGCGCATCGACCGATTCAGACGACGCGCGACCTCGTATCCTTCTGGAGCGGTAGCTGGCATGATGTGGCGCGCGAGATGCGCGGGCGCTATCCCAAGCATAATTGGCCCGACGATCCGGCAAATGCGCGGCCGAGCCTGATGACCAAAGCGGCACAGGCGCGCCGCGATGCGCAATAG
- a CDS encoding ETC complex I subunit — MKARIFQKPKNAMQSGRAGTQRWVLEYAPVEARKADPLMGWAGSGDTQRQLRLGFASQEEAIAYAERNGIEVEVTATPVRTLKIQAYADNFR, encoded by the coding sequence ATGAAAGCGCGTATTTTCCAGAAGCCCAAAAATGCCATGCAGTCGGGGCGTGCCGGGACGCAGCGTTGGGTGCTTGAATATGCGCCGGTCGAAGCGCGCAAGGCCGATCCGCTAATGGGTTGGGCCGGCAGCGGCGACACGCAGCGCCAGCTCCGCCTTGGCTTCGCGAGCCAGGAAGAGGCCATTGCTTATGCCGAGCGTAACGGCATCGAAGTCGAAGTGACCGCGACGCCGGTGCGGACGCTCAAGATCCAGGCTTACGCCGACAATTTCCGGTAA
- a CDS encoding DUF4170 domain-containing protein, whose amino-acid sequence MSKLHLVFGGRVADPQGLDFVDLHNLDVVGLYPDYKSAEKAWRSAAQRTVDDAEMKYVVVHLHKLLQPDSE is encoded by the coding sequence ATGAGCAAATTGCATCTCGTGTTCGGCGGACGCGTCGCCGACCCGCAGGGTCTCGATTTCGTCGACCTCCACAACCTCGACGTCGTGGGCCTCTATCCCGACTATAAGTCGGCGGAAAAGGCATGGCGCAGCGCCGCGCAGCGCACGGTCGACGACGCCGAAATGAAATATGTCGTCGTCCACCTGCACAAATTGCTGCAGCCCGACAGCGAATAA
- a CDS encoding phage holin family protein, translating into MPPSDPKIPPASDARSFDGISHGYAPDGRPLAPPPVPLEKIVGDVVDNLSATAKAELALLEARTELALHGVSWTAGWGAVAASALGIAMLALAFGAILALAPHVGPFVATLIVVAVLLIIAAFAGWRAQRSYGDIRTALRRDLTNEGIDDAADA; encoded by the coding sequence TTGCCACCTTCCGATCCGAAGATCCCGCCAGCGTCCGACGCGCGCAGCTTTGACGGCATAAGTCACGGTTACGCTCCCGACGGACGTCCGCTTGCCCCGCCTCCCGTTCCGCTCGAAAAGATCGTCGGCGATGTCGTCGACAATCTTTCGGCGACGGCCAAGGCGGAGCTTGCGCTGCTTGAAGCCCGTACCGAACTCGCCCTGCACGGCGTGTCCTGGACGGCGGGCTGGGGCGCCGTTGCCGCCTCGGCTTTGGGCATCGCAATGCTTGCGCTGGCGTTCGGGGCGATCCTGGCGCTCGCGCCGCATGTCGGCCCGTTTGTCGCAACCCTGATTGTCGTCGCCGTTCTGCTCATCATCGCCGCCTTTGCCGGGTGGCGCGCGCAGCGCAGCTATGGCGACATTCGCACCGCGCTGCGGCGCGACCTTACGAACGAAGGGATCGACGATGCCGCGGACGCGTAA
- the eno gene encoding phosphopyruvate hydratase: MTAIIDIHGREILDSRGNPTVEVDVLLEDGSFGRAAVPSGASTGAHEAVELRDGDKSRYLGKGVIKAVAAVNGDIAEALIGLDAEDQRELDSAMIDLDGTPNKSRLGANAILGVSLAAAKAAADARGLPLYRYVGGVSARTLPVPMMNIINGGEHADNPIDVQEFMIMPVGAGSIAEAVRWGSEIFHTLKKGLSAKGLATAVGDEGGFAPNLASTRAALDFIAASVDQAGFKLGTDVVLALDCAATEFFKNGKYEISGEGLSLSPEQMAEYLAALVNDYPIKSIEDGMSEDDFVGWKALTDLVGDKCQLVGDDLFVTNPLRLEQGIKDGLANSLLVKVNQIGTLSETLDAVDMAHRARYTAVMSHRSGETEDSTIADLAVATNCGQIKTGSLARSDRLAKYNQLIRIEEELGDMARYPGSSIFG; encoded by the coding sequence ATGACCGCCATCATCGACATTCACGGCCGCGAAATCCTCGACAGCCGCGGCAACCCGACCGTCGAAGTCGATGTGCTTCTGGAAGATGGCAGCTTCGGCCGTGCGGCCGTGCCCTCGGGTGCCTCGACCGGCGCACATGAAGCGGTCGAACTGCGCGACGGCGACAAGAGCCGTTATCTCGGCAAGGGTGTGATCAAGGCGGTTGCTGCGGTCAACGGCGACATCGCCGAAGCGCTGATCGGCCTCGATGCAGAGGATCAGCGCGAACTCGATTCTGCGATGATCGACCTCGACGGCACGCCGAACAAGAGCCGCCTCGGCGCCAACGCGATCCTCGGCGTCAGCCTGGCCGCCGCCAAGGCCGCGGCGGACGCGCGTGGCCTGCCGCTTTATCGCTATGTCGGCGGCGTCTCGGCGCGCACGCTGCCGGTGCCGATGATGAACATCATCAACGGCGGCGAGCATGCCGACAATCCGATCGACGTGCAGGAATTCATGATCATGCCCGTCGGCGCCGGCAGCATTGCCGAAGCAGTCCGTTGGGGCAGCGAAATCTTCCACACGCTGAAGAAGGGCCTGTCGGCCAAGGGGCTCGCGACCGCGGTCGGTGACGAGGGCGGCTTTGCGCCGAACCTGGCCTCGACGCGCGCTGCGCTCGACTTCATCGCCGCGTCGGTCGATCAGGCGGGCTTCAAGCTCGGCACCGACGTCGTCCTCGCGCTCGATTGCGCGGCGACAGAATTCTTCAAAAATGGCAAATATGAAATCAGCGGCGAGGGGCTTTCGCTGAGCCCTGAACAAATGGCCGAATATCTTGCCGCGCTGGTGAACGACTATCCCATCAAGTCGATCGAGGATGGGATGAGTGAGGATGATTTCGTGGGCTGGAAGGCGCTCACCGACCTGGTCGGCGACAAGTGCCAGCTCGTCGGCGACGATTTGTTCGTCACCAACCCGCTGCGTCTGGAGCAGGGGATCAAGGACGGCCTCGCCAACTCGCTGCTCGTCAAGGTCAACCAGATCGGCACGCTGTCGGAAACGCTCGACGCCGTCGATATGGCGCACCGCGCACGCTACACCGCCGTCATGTCGCACCGTTCGGGCGAGACCGAGGATTCGACGATCGCCGACCTGGCGGTCGCGACCAACTGCGGCCAGATCAAGACCGGCAGCCTCGCGCGTTCGGACCGGCTCGCCAAGTACAACCAGCTGATCCGCATCGAGGAAGAGCTGGGCGATATGGCGCGCTATCCGGGATCGTCGATCTTCGGGTGA
- a CDS encoding septum formation initiator family protein — protein MTQRHKFRKSMHRAAGPAIAVMVVLAMIGYIIFGPTGLYAWGDYGQSVEKQRVILSELTKKQTELQNRVNLLDRRRVDPDLAEEYVREKLGAYHPDEVIIPMEPDAKP, from the coding sequence ATGACGCAGCGCCACAAATTCCGCAAATCGATGCACCGGGCCGCCGGCCCCGCCATCGCGGTGATGGTGGTGCTGGCGATGATCGGCTATATCATTTTCGGCCCGACCGGCCTGTATGCCTGGGGCGACTATGGCCAGTCGGTCGAGAAGCAGCGCGTTATCCTGAGCGAACTCACCAAGAAGCAGACCGAATTGCAGAACCGCGTCAACCTGCTCGACCGGCGCCGCGTCGATCCCGATCTTGCCGAAGAATATGTGCGCGAGAAGCTTGGCGCCTATCACCCCGACGAGGTGATCATTCCGATGGAACCCGACGCGAAGCCCTGA
- the pdhA gene encoding pyruvate dehydrogenase (acetyl-transferring) E1 component subunit alpha, with protein MAKAPARTSPAPKKTASTPAAATNREQPRDPVPYDATPEELEKFYREMLLIRRFEEKAGQLYGLGLIGGFCHLYIGQEAVAVGLQSALDGDKDSVITGYRDHGHMLAYGIDPKVIMAELTGRQAGISKGKGGSMHMFSVEHKFYGGHGIVGAQVSLGTGLAFAHKYRGDGGVAMAYFGDGAANQGQVYESFNMAELWKLPIIFVIENNQYAMGTSVNRASAEDQLYRRGESFRIPGMQVDGMDVLAVRGAAEAALEWVRAGKGPVLMELKTYRYRGHSMSDPAKYRSREEVQAVRDKSDAIEHLKKLMTDAGIGEDKFKDIDKEIRQIVAESADFAESAPEPELHELYTDVLVEQY; from the coding sequence TTGGCCAAAGCACCTGCGCGAACCTCCCCCGCGCCCAAAAAGACTGCATCCACCCCGGCCGCCGCGACCAATCGCGAGCAACCGCGCGACCCCGTCCCCTATGACGCGACGCCCGAAGAGCTGGAAAAATTCTATCGCGAGATGCTGCTCATCCGCCGCTTCGAAGAGAAGGCGGGGCAGCTTTACGGCCTCGGCCTGATCGGCGGTTTCTGCCACCTCTACATCGGCCAGGAAGCCGTTGCGGTCGGGCTGCAGTCGGCGCTCGACGGCGACAAGGACAGCGTGATCACCGGCTATCGCGACCATGGCCACATGCTCGCTTACGGCATCGATCCGAAGGTCATCATGGCCGAACTGACGGGACGCCAGGCCGGCATCTCGAAGGGTAAGGGCGGCTCGATGCACATGTTCAGCGTCGAGCATAAATTCTATGGCGGCCACGGTATCGTCGGCGCACAGGTGTCGCTTGGCACCGGGCTGGCCTTCGCGCACAAATATCGCGGCGACGGCGGCGTGGCGATGGCCTATTTCGGCGACGGCGCCGCGAACCAGGGTCAGGTCTATGAAAGCTTCAACATGGCCGAGCTGTGGAAGCTGCCGATCATCTTCGTGATCGAGAACAACCAATATGCGATGGGCACGTCGGTCAACCGTGCGTCGGCCGAGGATCAGCTCTATCGCCGCGGCGAAAGCTTCCGCATCCCCGGCATGCAGGTCGACGGCATGGACGTTCTCGCGGTGCGCGGTGCGGCCGAAGCTGCGCTCGAATGGGTGCGCGCGGGCAAGGGCCCCGTGCTGATGGAGCTCAAAACCTATCGCTATCGCGGCCACTCGATGTCCGACCCCGCCAAATATCGCAGCCGCGAGGAAGTGCAGGCGGTGCGCGACAAGAGCGACGCGATCGAACATCTGAAAAAGCTGATGACCGACGCCGGCATCGGCGAGGACAAGTTCAAGGATATCGACAAGGAAATCCGCCAGATCGTGGCCGAGTCAGCCGACTTTGCAGAAAGCGCGCCCGAACCCGAACTTCATGAACTTTATACCGACGTGCTGGTGGAGCAATATTGA